One Mycolicibacterium doricum genomic window, CGATCGGCGGCGGGCACAACTACGAGCCACGCCACCTCGAGCAGGTGGTCGCTTTCCTGCATCGCACCCGGGATGCATATCCGTGGGCCGCGGTGGTGTCGGACCCGGTCGGTCTCGACGACATCGATTCGGTGCCGGTCTCCGCGCCGCCCGGAACGCTTCGCGCCGCAGTGGCGCCCTGACCGAACGGCGCCCCGCTTCTCCGGCTTGCACCGAAGAAGCGGGGCCGCTCCCCCTCGGATGGTGAGGCGAATGTCCCTTACCCGCCTCGTCACCTGGTGCCTGACGACGGAGCGCCGCCGTCAATGACCATGTCCCTGCCTGACCCTTCAGGCACGCAGCAAACTGTACCTGAGGGGATCCTTAGAGGCAATTGGTAATATCCATTGTTAACCTAGCGCCTCAGAATGACGTTGAGGCAAATATCTCGTCCCCCGCCGTTATTCGCTGCCACACCATTTCGGCGGGCCGAATGGGCCGCGTCGGCAAAACTCGGATCGACGTCGAACCGTTACCAGACGCGGTGTCGGACGTATTGGGACCGCTCCTATCATATTCGCCCTAGACATGTTTCCGGGCCGAAAACCGATGGTATACCTGCTCCTCTATCCCTCGACCAGGTTGCCGGTCTCGTTGCCGGAGCGCCACGAGGCGCACCGCGCGGGATCACGTCGACACGTATGTCGAGCGGCGTGGCAACGATCAAGGGCTGGGGTGCGATGACTTGTTTTCGTGGTCCGGCTCATCTTTGCCGGTGTAAAGAGCACATCGCCCAGCGGTGGCTCCCGAATTGGGCGAAGTACGTGCTCGGAGGGCAGCTGCCACCATGTGGAGGGAGAGCCCGCAGCAAAATCCGGTAGTCCAAGCGAGGTCTGGCGGCGACGTCACGGCACGTGACCACCGGGTCGCCGGGGGGCCGACGGGACCGCTTTCGCCCAGCACAAAGACTTGGTGCAGTCGTTCGGCCGGACCGAACGACTGCACCGGGGTGCGAGCCGGAGGGGTTACTCGCCGTCGCTCTTGATCTCGGCCAGTACGGTGCCCTGGGTGACAGCGGCGCCCGCCTCCACCGCGAGTCCGGTGATGGCGCCGTCCTTGTGGGCGGTCACCGGGTTCTCCATCTTCATCGCCTCGAGGACGACGACCAGGTCCCCGGCGGACACCTGCTGACCCTCTTCGACCGCGACCTTGACGACGGTGCCCTGCATCGGCGCGGTGACCGAGTCGCCGGACGTCGCAGCACCGCCGTGCCCGCCACGCTTACGCGGCTTGGGCTTCTTGCGGATCACGCCTGCGGGGGCGGCACCCCCGCCGGTGCCGAGGACCAGATCGCCCGGCAGCGATACCTCGAGGCGCCGGCCGCCGACCTCCACGACCACGGTCTGGCGTGGTGCGGTGTCCTCTTCGTCGATCGGCTCCCTACCGGTGAACGGATCGACGGTGTTGTCCCATTCGGTTTCGATCCACCGGGTGTGCACGGTGAAGCCGTCCTCGTCACCGATGAACGCGGGATCGCTGACCACCGCCCGGTGGAACGGGATGACCGTGGCGAGTCCTTCGACGTTGAACTCCGCCAAGGCGCGGCGCGAGCGCTCCAAGGCCTCCTCGCGGGTGGCGCCGGTGACGATCAGCTTGGCCAGCATCGAATCGAACTGACCGCCGATCACCGATCCGGACTCCACGCCGGAGTCCAGGCGAACGCCGGGGCCGGTCGGCGGCTCGAACTTGGTCACCGGGCCGGGGGCGGGCAGGAAGCCACGTCCGGCGTCCTCGCCGTTGATGCGGAACTCGATCGAGTGGCCGCGCGGCGTCGGGTCCTCGGTGATGCCGAGCGGTTCGCCGTTGGCGATGCGAAACTGCTGACGGACCAGGTCGATACCGGAGGTCTCCTCGGTGACCGGGTGCTCGACCTGCAGACGGGTGTTCACCTCGAGGAACGAGATCAGACCGTCCTGGCCGACGAGGTACTCGACGGTGCCCGCCCCGTAGTAGCCGGCCTCCTTGCAAATACGCTTGGCCGACTCGTGGATCTCCTTGCGTTGCGCGTCGGTCAAGAACGGTGCCGGAGCTTCTTCCACCAATTTCTGAAAGCGGCGCTGCAGCGAGCAGTCGCGGGTACCCGCGACGACGACATTGCCGTGCTGATCGGCGATGACCTGCGCTTCGACATGGCGTGGCTTGTCGAGGTAGCGCTCGACGAAGCACTCACCGCGGCCGAACGCGGCGACGGCCTCACGGGTGGCCGAATCGAACAGCTCGGGGATCTCCGCGATGGTGCGCGCGACCTTCATGCCGCGACCGCCACCGCCGAAGGCGGCCTTGATCGCGACCGGGACGCCGTACTCCTTGGCGAACGCCACGACCTCATCGGCGTCCTTGACCGGATCCGGTGTGCCGGGGACCAGGGGCGCCTGCGCTCGCGCGGCGATGTGACGCGCGGTCACCTTGTCGCCGAGGTCGCGGATCGACTGCGGGCTGGGGCCAATCCAGATCAGCCCGGCGTCGATGACGGCCTGGGCGAAGTCGGCGTTCTCGCTGAGGAAGCCGTAACCGGGGTGAATGGCGTTCGCCCCCGACTTCTGCGCCGCGTCGAGCAGCTTCTCGAATACCAGGTAGGACTCGGCCGAGGTCTGGCCGCCCAGCGCGAAGGCCTCGTCCGCGAGCCGGACGTGCGGTGCGTCGGCGTCGGGTTCGGCGTAGACCGCCACGCTCGGCAACCCGGCGTCCTTCGCCGCCCGGATGACCCGGACCGCAATCTCTCCTCGGTTGGCGACAAGCACCTTGGAGATCTTCGAGCTGGCGTGACTGGCCACTTCGCCTCCTGCTGGTATGCCTTTCGGGCACTTATTTAAGAACGTCTTTAAGAACTTATCCCGGGCAGTTTAGGCGCCGCACCTGAGGTCTCGGCGAGGCGGTGCCGTTACTTGAGAGTAAGTTCGTCCGCTGGAAGTACTGTCGTCCTCACTGTCCTGGAGGGTGTGTCGGCCGGGGCGCTGACGGTCATTGCGCCCAGGGCGGTCGGTTCGTCGTCGATCGATACGTGGACGCTAGGAGCTCGCTGCAGCATGTAAAGGACTCATCGAAGCGCAGCGTCTTTGCTATTCAAAGCGGCAGCCGACAGCACCTGGCGGTGACCGTTCACCTCGAGGCGCTTACGTCCTATAGCACCGAATAATCAGACTTCCTATGGGAGAACAAGAACACCGGCAACCGTTGCTGTACATCTTGAACCTGGAGCCAAGGGGGACGTATGTGGAGCAATCCGACACAGGTTATCAGTGTTGCATCGATGATCTTTTTGGCGGCAAGCAGCGTTGCCGGACCCACCGCGGCGGGGCGCAGGAAGAGCCGACGATGCCCGACGTTGTCGACATGCACCTCGACGAGGCGCAGGAGGCTGTCGTCGAAGCCTCTGGTGACCCGGACTTGGTGCTGAATTCGTTGGATGTCAAGGGGCCGAGCCAAAAGCATCTGGTTCGGAAGTGGTGGAAGGTGTGCTGGCAGGCGCCCGAAGCGGGTGAGCCGTTGGCAGACGTTTAGTGGTACGGAGTGGGTGTAGTCAGGGCTGCCGAAGAGTGTTGGAGTTAAGCCCGCAGCCGGTTCTTGATCCGGGCAAGCATCGCCGACATCCCCCGCAGTCGCAGCGGGCTGATCAGCGCGGCCAACCCCAGTTCGAGGTAGAAGTCGTCGGGCACGCCGAGGATGTCGTCCGCCGGTTGCTCGTCGAGCCCAGTCGCCAGGATGGCCGCGAAGCCCCGGGTGGTCGGCGCTTCGGCCGGCGCGCTGAAGTACAGCCTTACCTGGTTGCGGTCGGCGGCGTCGACGTGCAGGAACAGCGGCGACTGGCATTCGGGCACCGGTTCCATCGCCGCCTCTTCGAGCTCCGACGGCAGCGCGGGCAGGTCGTCGGCGAACTCCAGCAGCAGTCGGAGCCTGTCCTGACCCTGCACGTCCCGGAACTCGGACACGACCTCGGCGAGGGCGGCCGGCATCGTCATGACGACCCCGGAACCTCTCCCGGATCGGATCCGACCGCGACGGGCACGCGTACTGCGTTGCCCCACTCGGTCCACGAGCCGTCATAGTTGCGCACCCCCGGCAGGCCGAGCAGGTGGGTGAGGACGAACCAGGTGTGGCTGGACCGCTCACCGATGCGGCAGTAGACGACCGTCTCGTCGCCGGGGCGGAGGAAGCCGTAGAGCTCTTCCAGCTCGGCCCTGGTGCGGAACTGACCGTTGTCCCGGGCCGCCTTGCTCCAGGGGATCGACCGCGCGGTCGGGATGTGCCCGCCGCGCAGCGCACCCTCTTCCGGGTAGTCGGGCATGTGGGTGCGCTCACCGGTGTACTCGGCCGGCGAGCGCACATCGATGAGCGGCTGCCTGCCCAGGATCTCCAGCACGTCCTCGCGGTATGCGCGGATCGGGGCGTCGTCACGTTCGACGACCGGGTAGCCACTGGTCTGCTTGGACGGCACATCGAGAGTGGTGTCGCGCCCGTCCGAGATCCACAGGTCACGGCCGCCGTCGAGCAACCGCACGTCGGGATGCCCGAACAACGTGAAGACCCACAGCGCGTAGGCCGCCCACCAGTTGCTCTTGTCCCCGTAGATGACCACGGTGTCGTCGCGGCTGATGCCCTTGCGGTCCATCAGCGCGGCGAACTGCTTGCCGTCGATGTAGTCGCGGACATTGGGATCGTTGAGGTCGACGTGCCAGTCGATCTTCACCGCGCCGGGGATGTGGCCGGTGTCGTAGAGCAGGACGTCTTCGTCCGACTCGACGATGGCCAGACCGGGGCGGCCGAGATTACCGGCCAGCCAGTCGGCGGTGACCAGCCGTTCCGGGTGGGCGTAGTCGGCGAGTTTCGGGCTGGGATCAGGTGGCAGCGGCACGCAAATGAGCCTACCGCCGGTCAGCGTGGCGCCGGGCCGCGGTCAGCGCGTCCACAACTCGGGAACCGACAGGTCGACCCGCTCCAGCATGCGGCGTACCAGCGGAAGGCTCAGCCCAATCACGTTCGAAGGGTCGCCGTCGACCCCGTCGAGGAACCAGCCACCGAGCCCGTCGAGCGTGAATGCGCCTGCCACGTCGAGCGGTTCGCCGCTGTCCAGGTAGGCGGTCAGATCGACCGGAGATGGGCAGCCGAAGCGGACCGTGGTGGCGGCCGCCTCGTGCTGGCGTCGCTCGGTGACACCGTCGCGGACCCGTATGACGCAGTGGCCGGTATAGAGCTCACCGCTGCGTCCTGCCATCAGTTGCCATTGCGCGCGCGCGGCCGCCGCCGTACCGGGTTTACCGGTCAGGCGGCCGTCCAGAAGGAGCATCGAGTCGCACCCGAGGACCACGCAGTCGGCCGCGACGTCGGCCGGAAGGGCGTCCACGACGCTGGCGGCCTTGGCCGCGGCCAGGGCGCACACCACCTGGTCCGGCGGCGCCGCCGCACCCAGGGCCGCGACGATCGCATCCTCGTCCACCCCGGACACGAGGACCAGTGGTTCGATCCCGGCCTGGCGCAACAGCTTCAGCCGGCCCGTCGACGCGGACCCGAGGACGACCCGGGTGGTCAAGTTCGACGTTCTTCGCGCAAGCGCTCATCACCTCCGCATGTGGGTGCGCTCCAGCAGCGTCACCCGCTGCCAGCTGGTGACGTCGTAGCGCAGCTTGCCCACCGGATGGCCCCACGGGTTGAACTCCTGCGGTCCCGGCTCGACGTGCTCGCCGCCTGCGCTGGCGAGCACCACGGCCAGCGCGGCGATCTCCTCGTCGGTCGGCTGCCCCTTCACGATGTGGATGTGGGGGTCGGTGGCGGGGGGTAGGTCGATGGTCAGCTGGCGGTGATCGCTGACCTCGGTGATGTCGGTGTCCTGCGACATGGCCGGCTCCTTAGCGGTCGATCACGGCGAGATCTTAGAGCGGGATGTTGCCGTGCTTCTTGGGTGGCGTCTGGGTGATCTTGCGCTCCAGCAGGCGCAACGCGGTGCCGATGTAACCGCGGGTGTGCGACGGCGGGATGACCGCGTCGACGTATCCGCGCTCCGCGGCCACGTACGGGTTGACCAGGGTGTCCTCGTACTCCTGCTGTAGTTGCAGACGCAGCGCGTCGACGTCCTGGCCTTCCTGGGCGGCCTCTTTGAGCTGCTGGCGGTACACGAAGCCGACCGCGCCGGAGGCTCCCATGACCGCGATCTGCGCCGTCGGCCACGCGACGTTGACGTCGCAGCCCATGTCCTTGGAACCCATGACGCAGTACGCGCCGCCGTAGGCCTTGCGGGTGATGACGGTTATCTTGGCGACCGTGGCCTCGCCGTAGGCGTAGAGCAGCTTCGCGCCGCGGCGAATGATGCCGTTGTACTCCTGCTCGGTCCCGGGCAGGAAGCCCGGGACGTCGACGAGCATGACGATCGGGATGTTGAAGCAGTCGCAGGTCCGGACGAACCGCGCGGCCTTCTCCGAGGCGTTGATGTCGAGGCAGCCGGCGAACTGGGTCGGCTGGTTGGCGACGATGCCCACCGGGCGGCCGTCGATACGCCCGAACCCGACGATGATGTTGTTCGCGTAACCCTCCTGGATCTCCAGGAACTCGTCGTCGTCGAGGATGCGCGTGATGACCTCGTGCATGTCGTACGGCTGGTTCGGCGAGTCCGGGATCAGCGTGTCCAGCTCGAGGTCCTCGTCGGTGAGGGTCTCCTCGATCGGGCCGGCCGGTGCCGGCGACGGGTAGCGCGGCGGATCGGCGTAGTTGTTCGGCGGCAGGTAGGACAGCAGGTCCCGGACGTAGTCGAACGCGTCCTGCTCGCCGGAGGCGACGTAGTGCGCCAGACCGGACTTCGCCATGTGGGTGTGGCCGCCGCCGAGTTCCTCCATGGTCACCTCTTCACCGGTGACCGTCTTGATGACGTCCGGACCGGTGATGAACATCTGGCTGGTCTTGTCGACCATGATCACGAAGTCGGTGAGCGCGGGCGAGTACACGTGGCCGCCGGCCGCGGCGCCCATGATCAGCGAGATCTGCGGGATGACGCCCGACGCCTTGATGTTGTTGTGGAAGATGCGGCTGTAGAGGCCCAGCGAGACGACGCCCTCCTGGATGCGCGCTCCGGCGCCGTCGTTGATGCCGATGAGCGGACGGCCCGTCTTGATGGCGAGTTCCTGCACCTTGACGATCTTCTCGCCGTAGACCTCACCGAGGCTGCCGCCGAACACGGTGGCATCCTGGCTGAAGATGCAGACCTCGCGGCCGTCGATGGTGCCGTATCCGGTCACCACACCGTCGCCTGGCGGCCGGTTGGCCTGCAGCCCGAAGTTGGTGCTGCGGTGCTTGGCCAACGCGTCGAGCTCGACGAACGAATCCTCGTCGAGCAGCGCGAGGATGCGCTCGCGGGCCGTCAGCTTGCCCTTGGCGTGCACCTTCTCGACCGCTGCCTCACCGACCGGGTGCTGGGCCTCCTGCGTCCGCTTGCGCAGGTCGGCCAGCTTGCCGGCAGTGGTGTGAATGTCGATCTCGTGGGCGCCCGAGGGCGCGGAGGGATCAGTCACGCTCGTCATGATGGTTGATGCTATTCGACCATTCTCCGGCGCTTTCACGATCCCCTTAGAAATCCCCTTAGAAATGATTTCTCTCCGGATCGGGCGGTGTGGCGCCCCAGTGAAGCGCCGCCCGGGGCCAGCAAACCAATCGGCGCCGGTTGACGACCGGCCAATGCCGCGTATGCGCTGCAAACGTAAACGTGAACTAACGAATTGACCGGTCGACCGCCGAGCGGTTTCGTGATCATCTTGAGATGCTTGTGTGACGTGCGTTAGGGTCAGCCAGGGGAAATTGAGCGCGGGGGGGACCGCATGACTGCGGTGGACGATCAATTAGGTACCACAGCAAAGGCCGTAGTCGAGCCGGGAAGCGTGCCACTCTGGCAGCGGGGCTATGCACGCCGTCTGGTCGTCTTGGACCTCGCTGCCGTTGTGCTGGCTATCGGCGCAGCTCAGTGGCTCCGTTTCGGCAGCCTACCCGGGGAGACCAACACCTACCCGGACTTGTCTTACTCGATCCTGTCGGTGATCATCGCCGCCGTCTGGATGCTGGCAATGTCGATCAACCGAACCCGGTCCCCGCGGGTGATCGGTTCGGGCGCCGAAGAGTACCGGCGGGTGTGGCTGGCGACCCTGGCCGTCTTCGGCGGTGTGGCGATCATCTCGATGCTGTTCAAGCTCAACATCGCCCGCGGTTACCTGATGATCGCGCTGCCGATCGGCCTGGTGGCGCTGATCGTCGTGCGATGGGTCGCCCGCCGCGTCGTCGCCTCGGTGCGGGAGAAGTACGGTCGGTGCATCACCCGCCTGCTCGTGGTCGGCAACCCGCACGCCATCCGCGACCTCACCAGGTCGCTTGCCCGCGAGACGAAGTCGGAATACCTCGTCGTCGGCGCCTGCGTCCCCAGCGGCTTCGCCATGTCCGAGCTCCAGGTTCCGGGTGTCGGCTCGATCCCCATCTTCGGTGACGAGACCAACGTCGTGGGAGCCGTGACCGCGACCCAGAGCCACGCTGTCGCCGTGACCGCCACCGAGCGGCTCGACGGACGCGGTATGCGCGACCTCTCCTGGGAACTCGAGAAGCTCGACATCGACCTGCTCGTCGCACCCGGGGTCGTCGACGTCGCCGGCCCGCGCCTGACGATGCGTCCGGTCGCCGGGCTTCCGCTGATCCACGTGGAGAAGCCGCAGTACAACGGCGCGAAACGGTTCCAGAAGCGGCTCTTTGACATGGTCTTCGCCGGGTCTGTGCTCCTGCTCGGCGCGCCGATCCTGACCGCCGTGGCGGTCGCGGTCAAGTTGACCAGCCACGGTCCGGTTTTCTACCGCTCCGAGCGCATCGGTCTCGACGGCCGACCGTTCGAGATGGTGAAGTTCCGCACCATGGTCGACGGTGCGGACAGGATGCGGCCCGGATTGGCCGCGCTGAACGAGAGCGACGGCGGAGTCCTGTTCAAGATCCGCGAGGATCCGCGGGTCACCCCGCTCGGTCGGTTGTTGCGCAAGTACAGCATCGACGAGCTGCCGCAGTTCATCAACGTGCTCAAGCGCGACATGAGTGTCGTCGGCCCGCGGCCGCCGCTGGCCAGCGAGGTCAAGACCTACGACGACCACGTCCGGCGCCGGCTGCTGGTTCGGCCGGGGATCACCGGTCTGTGGCAGGTCAGCGGCCGCTCCGATCTGTCATGGGAAGATTCGGTCCGGCTCGACCTGTTCTACGTGGAGAACTGGTCGATGATCTCCGACCTGCAGATCGCCTTCAAGACCGTCAAGGCGATGCTGCGCCACTCCGGCGCCTACTGAAGTTGACACCACCGCCGCGCACACGCCCCTGAGTACAGTGCTGCCGTGGGATATCCGGAAAACATGCTGGCCAGGGACGAACAGGTGGTCCTGCACCGGCATCCGCACTGGAAGCGGTTGATCGGCGCGGTGCTCGTGCTGCTCGGCACCAGCGCGGCCGCCGCCTTCGTGGCCGGGTACGTCAACACCCTCGCCTGGGACGCCTCCACCAAGAACGTCATCTTCCTCGTCATCGGTGGCATCTGGCTGGTGCTCGTCGGCTGGCTGACGGTATGGCCGTTCCTCGCCTGGTGGACGACGCATTTCGTCATCACCGATCGGCGGGTGATGTTCCGGCATGGTTTGCTCACCCGCGCCGGCATCGACATCCCGCTGGCACGGATCAACAGCGTCGAGTTTCGGCACGGCCTCCTCGACCGGATTTGGCGCACCGGGACCCTGGTCATCGAGTCAGCGGCGCAGGGTCCACTGGAATTCCACGACATTCCCCGCGTGGAGCGCGTGCACTCACTGCTGTATCACGAAGTCTTCGACACCCTGGGGTTCGACGAGTCACCGAGCTGATCGAGCTCCGCGCGTCGGCGGGACCGCCGCAACGGTGTCACGGTGCCGTCGTTGTGTTGATCGGCGTGGTGCCCGGCGGCGTCCTCCATCGCCTCGGCAAAACCCCCGCTGGTCAAGGTGGATTCCAGCGCCTTGTCGGGGTTGCGGCCGAACTCCTCCGGGAACACCCAGCGCCGGAAGGCCCAGAACCGGAACGCCATCTGCAGCAGGTTGCCGAGAATGTAGGCGGAGACGAAGTCGGCGATGTTCTCCATCGTCAGCGATACCTCGGGCACACGAAGGCCCAGCACGTAGCTCGAGAAGTACAGCGGCAACATGCTGAGCAACACGCCGACACCGCTGAACCCGAAGAACAACAGCGCCTCGTGATGTCGCTCACGTCCACCGCGATCACGGAAGCTCCACTCCCGGTTGAGGATGTAAGACGCGATCACCGCCACGATTCCGGCGATGATCTTTGCCGTCACCGGCTTGGGCTCCAGAATCGTCAGCTTGAGGGTGAAGAAGATGACCGAGTCGATGACGAACGTGGTCGCGCCGACGATGGCGAACTTGATGAGCTCATGATGCTGCTCTGCGTACGGCCGGATGGGCCGCGGCAGCCGCTTGATCGTCGCATCGGCGAAAGACACAAGGAAGAAGTCTACGGAACCGAAGGGGCCCCTGTCGTATCGCAGCCGTATCGCGGCGTCATTCCTGGTCAATCTGCCGGACCGGGCCATGACACGATAGGCGGCGTGCCGAGTACTACTTCTTCTCCACCGGTGGTGGCCATGATCGGCGGAGGCCAGCTCGCCCGGATGACCCATCAGGCGGCGATCGCGCTCGGCCAGAGCCTGCGCGTGCTCGCCACCGGTCCACAGGAGCCGGCCGCCCAGGTGACGCCCGACGTGGTAATCGGATCGCACACCGACCTGGATGCGCTGCGGCGCGCGGCGGCCGGCGCAACGGTGCTGACCTTCGACCACGAACACGTCCCCACCGAGGCGCTCGAGACTCTGGTTGCCGAGGGCGTGAACGTGGCGCCGCCGCCCGCTGCGTTGGTGCACGCCCAGGACAAGCTGGTGATGCGCAGGCGACTCGAGGCGATGGGAGCGCCGATCCCGCGTTACACCGCCGTCGACACCGTCGACGACGTCGCGGCCTTCTCCGCAGAGGTCGGCGGCCCGGTCGTGCTGAAGACGATCCGCGGCGGGTACGACGGCCGTGGCGTGGCGCTCGCCGCCGACGTCGACGAGGCGCGCGACGTCGCCGCCCGCTACCTCGCCGACGGCGTGCCGATCATCGCCGAAGAACGTGTCGACATGCGACGCGAGCTGGCGGCCCTGGTGGCCAGGTCGCCGTTCGGCCAAGGCGCGGCGTGGCCGGTGGTCGAGACGGTCCAGCGTGACGGTATCTGCGTGGTGGTGCTGGCGCCTGCGCCGGAGCTGTTCGACGAGCTCGGCTCGAGCGCCCAACAGCTGGCACTGAAGCTGGCCGCCGAACTCGGAGTGGTCGGGGTCCTCGCCGTCGAACTCTTCGAGACGACCGACGGCCGGTTGCTGGTGAACGAACTCGCGATGCGCCCGCACAACTCCGGGCACTGGAGCATGGACGGCGCGGTCACCAGTCAGTTCGAACAGCACGTCCGCGCGGTACTGGACTATCCCCTCGGGGACACCGCGTTGCTCGCTCCCGCCACCGTCATGGCCAATGTCATCGGCGCACCTCACAGTCCCGCGATGTCGATGGACGAACGCGTGCACCACCTGTTTGCCCGGATGCCCGACGCCAAGGTGCACCTGTACGGCAAGGGAGAGCGGCCGGGCCGCAAGATCGGCCACGTCAACCTCACCGGTGACCATCCGG contains:
- a CDS encoding acetyl/propionyl/methylcrotonyl-CoA carboxylase subunit alpha; the encoded protein is MASHASSKISKVLVANRGEIAVRVIRAAKDAGLPSVAVYAEPDADAPHVRLADEAFALGGQTSAESYLVFEKLLDAAQKSGANAIHPGYGFLSENADFAQAVIDAGLIWIGPSPQSIRDLGDKVTARHIAARAQAPLVPGTPDPVKDADEVVAFAKEYGVPVAIKAAFGGGGRGMKVARTIAEIPELFDSATREAVAAFGRGECFVERYLDKPRHVEAQVIADQHGNVVVAGTRDCSLQRRFQKLVEEAPAPFLTDAQRKEIHESAKRICKEAGYYGAGTVEYLVGQDGLISFLEVNTRLQVEHPVTEETSGIDLVRQQFRIANGEPLGITEDPTPRGHSIEFRINGEDAGRGFLPAPGPVTKFEPPTGPGVRLDSGVESGSVIGGQFDSMLAKLIVTGATREEALERSRRALAEFNVEGLATVIPFHRAVVSDPAFIGDEDGFTVHTRWIETEWDNTVDPFTGREPIDEEDTAPRQTVVVEVGGRRLEVSLPGDLVLGTGGGAAPAGVIRKKPKPRKRGGHGGAATSGDSVTAPMQGTVVKVAVEEGQQVSAGDLVVVLEAMKMENPVTAHKDGAITGLAVEAGAAVTQGTVLAEIKSDGE
- a CDS encoding cysteine desulfuration protein SufE translates to MTMPAALAEVVSEFRDVQGQDRLRLLLEFADDLPALPSELEEAAMEPVPECQSPLFLHVDAADRNQVRLYFSAPAEAPTTRGFAAILATGLDEQPADDILGVPDDFYLELGLAALISPLRLRGMSAMLARIKNRLRA
- a CDS encoding sulfurtransferase produces the protein MPLPPDPSPKLADYAHPERLVTADWLAGNLGRPGLAIVESDEDVLLYDTGHIPGAVKIDWHVDLNDPNVRDYIDGKQFAALMDRKGISRDDTVVIYGDKSNWWAAYALWVFTLFGHPDVRLLDGGRDLWISDGRDTTLDVPSKQTSGYPVVERDDAPIRAYREDVLEILGRQPLIDVRSPAEYTGERTHMPDYPEEGALRGGHIPTARSIPWSKAARDNGQFRTRAELEELYGFLRPGDETVVYCRIGERSSHTWFVLTHLLGLPGVRNYDGSWTEWGNAVRVPVAVGSDPGEVPGSS
- a CDS encoding Maf family protein, whose translation is MTTRVVLGSASTGRLKLLRQAGIEPLVLVSGVDEDAIVAALGAAAPPDQVVCALAAAKAASVVDALPADVAADCVVLGCDSMLLLDGRLTGKPGTAAAARAQWQLMAGRSGELYTGHCVIRVRDGVTERRQHEAAATTVRFGCPSPVDLTAYLDSGEPLDVAGAFTLDGLGGWFLDGVDGDPSNVIGLSLPLVRRMLERVDLSVPELWTR
- a CDS encoding acyl-CoA carboxylase subunit epsilon — protein: MSQDTDITEVSDHRQLTIDLPPATDPHIHIVKGQPTDEEIAALAVVLASAGGEHVEPGPQEFNPWGHPVGKLRYDVTSWQRVTLLERTHMRR
- a CDS encoding acyl-CoA carboxylase subunit beta: MTSVTDPSAPSGAHEIDIHTTAGKLADLRKRTQEAQHPVGEAAVEKVHAKGKLTARERILALLDEDSFVELDALAKHRSTNFGLQANRPPGDGVVTGYGTIDGREVCIFSQDATVFGGSLGEVYGEKIVKVQELAIKTGRPLIGINDGAGARIQEGVVSLGLYSRIFHNNIKASGVIPQISLIMGAAAGGHVYSPALTDFVIMVDKTSQMFITGPDVIKTVTGEEVTMEELGGGHTHMAKSGLAHYVASGEQDAFDYVRDLLSYLPPNNYADPPRYPSPAPAGPIEETLTDEDLELDTLIPDSPNQPYDMHEVITRILDDDEFLEIQEGYANNIIVGFGRIDGRPVGIVANQPTQFAGCLDINASEKAARFVRTCDCFNIPIVMLVDVPGFLPGTEQEYNGIIRRGAKLLYAYGEATVAKITVITRKAYGGAYCVMGSKDMGCDVNVAWPTAQIAVMGASGAVGFVYRQQLKEAAQEGQDVDALRLQLQQEYEDTLVNPYVAAERGYVDAVIPPSHTRGYIGTALRLLERKITQTPPKKHGNIPL
- a CDS encoding sugar transferase; translation: MTAVDDQLGTTAKAVVEPGSVPLWQRGYARRLVVLDLAAVVLAIGAAQWLRFGSLPGETNTYPDLSYSILSVIIAAVWMLAMSINRTRSPRVIGSGAEEYRRVWLATLAVFGGVAIISMLFKLNIARGYLMIALPIGLVALIVVRWVARRVVASVREKYGRCITRLLVVGNPHAIRDLTRSLARETKSEYLVVGACVPSGFAMSELQVPGVGSIPIFGDETNVVGAVTATQSHAVAVTATERLDGRGMRDLSWELEKLDIDLLVAPGVVDVAGPRLTMRPVAGLPLIHVEKPQYNGAKRFQKRLFDMVFAGSVLLLGAPILTAVAVAVKLTSHGPVFYRSERIGLDGRPFEMVKFRTMVDGADRMRPGLAALNESDGGVLFKIREDPRVTPLGRLLRKYSIDELPQFINVLKRDMSVVGPRPPLASEVKTYDDHVRRRLLVRPGITGLWQVSGRSDLSWEDSVRLDLFYVENWSMISDLQIAFKTVKAMLRHSGAY
- a CDS encoding PH domain-containing protein is translated as MGYPENMLARDEQVVLHRHPHWKRLIGAVLVLLGTSAAAAFVAGYVNTLAWDASTKNVIFLVIGGIWLVLVGWLTVWPFLAWWTTHFVITDRRVMFRHGLLTRAGIDIPLARINSVEFRHGLLDRIWRTGTLVIESAAQGPLEFHDIPRVERVHSLLYHEVFDTLGFDESPS
- a CDS encoding GtrA family protein produces the protein MSFADATIKRLPRPIRPYAEQHHELIKFAIVGATTFVIDSVIFFTLKLTILEPKPVTAKIIAGIVAVIASYILNREWSFRDRGGRERHHEALLFFGFSGVGVLLSMLPLYFSSYVLGLRVPEVSLTMENIADFVSAYILGNLLQMAFRFWAFRRWVFPEEFGRNPDKALESTLTSGGFAEAMEDAAGHHADQHNDGTVTPLRRSRRRAELDQLGDSSNPRVSKTS
- a CDS encoding 5-(carboxyamino)imidazole ribonucleotide synthase, with the translated sequence MIGGGQLARMTHQAAIALGQSLRVLATGPQEPAAQVTPDVVIGSHTDLDALRRAAAGATVLTFDHEHVPTEALETLVAEGVNVAPPPAALVHAQDKLVMRRRLEAMGAPIPRYTAVDTVDDVAAFSAEVGGPVVLKTIRGGYDGRGVALAADVDEARDVAARYLADGVPIIAEERVDMRRELAALVARSPFGQGAAWPVVETVQRDGICVVVLAPAPELFDELGSSAQQLALKLAAELGVVGVLAVELFETTDGRLLVNELAMRPHNSGHWSMDGAVTSQFEQHVRAVLDYPLGDTALLAPATVMANVIGAPHSPAMSMDERVHHLFARMPDAKVHLYGKGERPGRKIGHVNLTGDHPGVLRERAERAAHWLSHAEWTDGWDPHAVVREGISG